A genome region from Salvelinus alpinus chromosome 26, SLU_Salpinus.1, whole genome shotgun sequence includes the following:
- the LOC139554828 gene encoding proline-rich protein PRCC-like — MSLVAYASSDDSDSETSSSIVPGSKPGGLFARLPTPKISASEALGNVRPRKGTTHASSRNTVSSDGNEDSVTRSQAFKGGLLFDLPKPKKRTEPVKITIPEIKRGDSDSDEDEPRRKKSLPQGPGTGLSSLLPQPKNVVVKEMQRALVPHTLTKRPEPKKTTKPSLGSSQGHASACASPSAIKAAAKSAALQLARQIAAEESDEELAPENYFSLGDSAKPLPAVIPNLNPEPVPTSGLLPAPASIQRGTFQSDAPLDFSANQEGAWGGQQLGVYQQPSAEPQGYYNEAYYQDPESDPALPEPEQPSSSALFDDEAFMRLQGKRNRGKEEVKFLEIKGDDQLSGNQQWMTKSMTEEKQERKSFSKKKGDQPTGQQRRKHQITYLIHQAKERELELKNSWADNKLTRRQTQAKYGF; from the exons ATGTCTTTGGTAGCGTATGCTAGCAGTGATGACAGTGATTCAGAAACATCTAGTTCCATCGTCCCGGGGAGCAAACCTGGGGGGCTTTTCGCACGCCTTCCTACCCCAAAAATATCTGCCTCAGAGGCACTAGGAAACGTGCGACCAAGAAAAGGGACAACACACGCATCATCACGGAACACTGTGTCAAGCGATGGCAACGAGGACTCAGTTACCCGTTCTCAAGCATTCAAAGGAGGGTTGCTTTTCGATTTACCTAAGCCGAAGAAGCGAACAGAGCCTGTCAAAATCACTATACCTGAGATAAAAAGAGGGGAT TCTGACTCTGATGAAGATGAACCAAGGAGAAAGAAATCCCTGCCCCAG gGCCCTGGCACTGGCCTTTCCTCCCTCCTGCCTCAGCCCAAAAATGTGGTTGTGAAGGAGATGCAGAGGGCCCTAGTGCCTCACACCCTCACCAAGCGGCCGGAGCCAAAGAAAACCACAAAGCCCTCTTTAGGGTCCTCCCAGGGCCACGCCAGTGCTTGCGCATCCCCCTCCGCCATCAAAGCAGCAGCCAAGTCGGCTGCCCTGCAGCTAGCGAGGCAGATAGCTGCTGAGGAAAGTGACGAGGAACTGGCCCCAGAGAACTACTTCTCCCTGGGAGATAGCGCCAAACCTCTCCCCGCTGTGATCCCCAACCTGAACCCGGAGCCTGTCCCCACCTCAGGCCTACTACCCGCTCCTGCAAGCATACAGCGtggtaccttccagtcagacGCCCCTCTGGACTTTAGTGCGAACCAAGAGGGAGCTTGGGGAGGTCAACAGCTAGGGGTGTACCAACAGCCCTCGGCAGAGCCTCAG GGCTACTACAACGAGGCTTACTACCAGGATCCTGAGTCTGACCCAGCGTTGCCTGAGCCAGAGCAACCTAGCTCCTCCGCCCTGTTTGATGATGAAGCG TTCATGAGGCTGCAGGGGAAGAGGAACAGGGGCAAGGAAGAGGTGAAGTTCCTGGAGATCAAGGGAGATGACCAGCTGAGTGGCAACCAGCAGTGGATGACCAAGAGCATGACTGAGGAGAAGCAGGAGCGCAAGTCCTTCAGCAAG AAAAAGGGAGACCAACCCACAGGGCAACAGCGACGCAAGCACCAGATCACATACCTCATCCACCAG GCAAAGGAGCGAGAGCTGGAGCTGAAGAACAGCTGGGCCGACAACAAGCTGACTCGCCGGCAAACACAGGCAAAATACGGCTTCTAA
- the LOC139554842 gene encoding hepatoma-derived growth factor-like isoform X1, protein MRNSDIGSMNSTLVVGFHQPPQMAAEPLYVLRYTARNNNMMDLTGGEINELPEGAVKSPSNKYQVFFFGTHETAFLGPKDLFPYEEGKEKFGKPTKRKGFSEGLWEIENNPTVIHEPAGYELAKETPAEGAVEAGGPRKGNAEGSSDEDEGTLIIDEKTDRGGAKRKAGDSVESSPKRPKDTESKGDSKVDSKKSDTELKLNDKAGPKPTALSSAGEPKPESQAKPPTEAQLTSEKPVTDSA, encoded by the exons ATGAGGAATTCAGACATTGGCAGCATGAACTCAACGCTAGTTGTTGGATTCCACCAGCCTCCTCAGATGGCAGCAGAACCCCTCTATGTCCTCAGGTATACAGCAAGAAACAACAATATGATGGATTTGACAGGTGGAGAG ATTAATGAGTTACCCGAAGGAGCAGTCAAGTCCCCCTCCAACAAGTACCAAGTGTTCTTCTTTGGGACACATGAGAC TGCATTCCTGGGTCCCAAGGACTTGTTCCCCTATGAGGAGGGCAAGGAGAAGTTTGGCAAGCCCACCAAGAGGAAAGGCTTCAGTGAGGGTCTATGGGAAATTGAGAACAACCCTACTGTGATACACGAACCCGCaggttatgag CTGGCAAAGGAGACCCCAGCAGAGGGGGCGGTGGAGGCAGGTGGGCCGCGAAAGGGTAATGCAGAAGGAAGCAGTGATGAGGACGAAGGGACCCTCATCATCGATGAGAAGACCGACAGGGGAGGGGCCAAGAGGAAAGCTGGGGATTCCGTCGAG AGCTCTCCTAAACGACCTAAGGACACAGAGAGCAAAGGTGACTCGAAGGTGGATAGCAAGAAGTCTGACACCGAGCTGAAGCTCAATGACAAGGCAGGGCCTAAGCCCACAGCGCTGTCTTCTGCGGGTGAACCAAAGCCAGAGAGCCAAGCAAAACCACCGACCGAGGCCCAATTAACATCAGAGAAG
- the LOC139554842 gene encoding hepatoma-derived growth factor-like isoform X2, whose product MNLLMRGKRFPISNKNKINELPEGAVKSPSNKYQVFFFGTHETAFLGPKDLFPYEEGKEKFGKPTKRKGFSEGLWEIENNPTVIHEPAGYELAKETPAEGAVEAGGPRKGNAEGSSDEDEGTLIIDEKTDRGGAKRKAGDSVESSPKRPKDTESKGDSKVDSKKSDTELKLNDKAGPKPTALSSAGEPKPESQAKPPTEAQLTSEKPVTDSA is encoded by the exons ATGAATCTGCTCATGAGAGGGAAGCGGTTCCCAATTTCAAACAAAAACAAG ATTAATGAGTTACCCGAAGGAGCAGTCAAGTCCCCCTCCAACAAGTACCAAGTGTTCTTCTTTGGGACACATGAGAC TGCATTCCTGGGTCCCAAGGACTTGTTCCCCTATGAGGAGGGCAAGGAGAAGTTTGGCAAGCCCACCAAGAGGAAAGGCTTCAGTGAGGGTCTATGGGAAATTGAGAACAACCCTACTGTGATACACGAACCCGCaggttatgag CTGGCAAAGGAGACCCCAGCAGAGGGGGCGGTGGAGGCAGGTGGGCCGCGAAAGGGTAATGCAGAAGGAAGCAGTGATGAGGACGAAGGGACCCTCATCATCGATGAGAAGACCGACAGGGGAGGGGCCAAGAGGAAAGCTGGGGATTCCGTCGAG AGCTCTCCTAAACGACCTAAGGACACAGAGAGCAAAGGTGACTCGAAGGTGGATAGCAAGAAGTCTGACACCGAGCTGAAGCTCAATGACAAGGCAGGGCCTAAGCCCACAGCGCTGTCTTCTGCGGGTGAACCAAAGCCAGAGAGCCAAGCAAAACCACCGACCGAGGCCCAATTAACATCAGAGAAG
- the LOC139554842 gene encoding hepatoma-derived growth factor-like isoform X3, with the protein MPRSNRQKEYKPGDLVFAKMKGYPHWPARINELPEGAVKSPSNKYQVFFFGTHETAFLGPKDLFPYEEGKEKFGKPTKRKGFSEGLWEIENNPTVIHEPAGYELAKETPAEGAVEAGGPRKGNAEGSSDEDEGTLIIDEKTDRGGAKRKAGDSVESSPKRPKDTESKGDSKVDSKKSDTELKLNDKAGPKPTALSSAGEPKPESQAKPPTEAQLTSEKPVTDSA; encoded by the exons ATGCCGAGGTCGAATAGGCAAAAAGAATACAAGCCTGGGGATCTCGTGTTTGCGAAAATGAAGGGTTATCCACATTGGCCCGCGAGG ATTAATGAGTTACCCGAAGGAGCAGTCAAGTCCCCCTCCAACAAGTACCAAGTGTTCTTCTTTGGGACACATGAGAC TGCATTCCTGGGTCCCAAGGACTTGTTCCCCTATGAGGAGGGCAAGGAGAAGTTTGGCAAGCCCACCAAGAGGAAAGGCTTCAGTGAGGGTCTATGGGAAATTGAGAACAACCCTACTGTGATACACGAACCCGCaggttatgag CTGGCAAAGGAGACCCCAGCAGAGGGGGCGGTGGAGGCAGGTGGGCCGCGAAAGGGTAATGCAGAAGGAAGCAGTGATGAGGACGAAGGGACCCTCATCATCGATGAGAAGACCGACAGGGGAGGGGCCAAGAGGAAAGCTGGGGATTCCGTCGAG AGCTCTCCTAAACGACCTAAGGACACAGAGAGCAAAGGTGACTCGAAGGTGGATAGCAAGAAGTCTGACACCGAGCTGAAGCTCAATGACAAGGCAGGGCCTAAGCCCACAGCGCTGTCTTCTGCGGGTGAACCAAAGCCAGAGAGCCAAGCAAAACCACCGACCGAGGCCCAATTAACATCAGAGAAG
- the LOC139554842 gene encoding hepatoma-derived growth factor-like isoform X4 has translation MHEPIVTINELPEGAVKSPSNKYQVFFFGTHETAFLGPKDLFPYEEGKEKFGKPTKRKGFSEGLWEIENNPTVIHEPAGYELAKETPAEGAVEAGGPRKGNAEGSSDEDEGTLIIDEKTDRGGAKRKAGDSVESSPKRPKDTESKGDSKVDSKKSDTELKLNDKAGPKPTALSSAGEPKPESQAKPPTEAQLTSEKPVTDSA, from the exons ATGCATGAGCCTATTGTAACg ATTAATGAGTTACCCGAAGGAGCAGTCAAGTCCCCCTCCAACAAGTACCAAGTGTTCTTCTTTGGGACACATGAGAC TGCATTCCTGGGTCCCAAGGACTTGTTCCCCTATGAGGAGGGCAAGGAGAAGTTTGGCAAGCCCACCAAGAGGAAAGGCTTCAGTGAGGGTCTATGGGAAATTGAGAACAACCCTACTGTGATACACGAACCCGCaggttatgag CTGGCAAAGGAGACCCCAGCAGAGGGGGCGGTGGAGGCAGGTGGGCCGCGAAAGGGTAATGCAGAAGGAAGCAGTGATGAGGACGAAGGGACCCTCATCATCGATGAGAAGACCGACAGGGGAGGGGCCAAGAGGAAAGCTGGGGATTCCGTCGAG AGCTCTCCTAAACGACCTAAGGACACAGAGAGCAAAGGTGACTCGAAGGTGGATAGCAAGAAGTCTGACACCGAGCTGAAGCTCAATGACAAGGCAGGGCCTAAGCCCACAGCGCTGTCTTCTGCGGGTGAACCAAAGCCAGAGAGCCAAGCAAAACCACCGACCGAGGCCCAATTAACATCAGAGAAG